TATATTTAGTTACCGTTATTTCTTACCATTCTGGAACTGGGACTCAGTCACACCAGCTCCCATTGCAGCAGTACTACTAACACCTCCAGACACGAGTTTCACAATGCTGTCGATGTATGTAGCACCAGACCATTTCTGGTGCTTGACAACCTCAACATCGTCTTCGATCTCCTTGGCCTGGATGTTTTGTCCGTAGGCCTTCATTCCGATCTTGGAATAGTCACGGGCAAAGTTGTCAATGGCCAAAGCAGTGGTGTGCAGACCAGCAAGCGTAATGAATTGCCAGATGAAGCCAAGATCGGCCAGCTTCTTAATGTATGTCTCCTGGTCGGCAGGAGACATGGCAGCGTTCCAGTTGAACGAAGGTGACAAGTTGTACGCAAGCCATTTCTCGGGGTACTTGGCTAAAACACCCTCGGCGAActccttggcctgctcGTAGATTGGTAGCTTCGTCTCCATCCATAACATGTCTGCGTACGGAGCGTACGCTCTGGCACGGTTGATGGCACATTGCGTGCCTCCCTGGTATCTATAGTAGCCCTCTCTGACTCTTGGGGCGTCCCAGTCGAAGAAAATGTCCTTTCCGAGGATCGatttggccagctccttggcctgTCTGTGCGAGTGGCCGCTCAAAGGAGTCACGGTTGAAGTGAATTGCTTGATTGCCTCGTCCTTATTCTTGATATCAGAGGCTTTGATTTCGTCAATGACAGCCTCGTGGAACAGTTTCAGGCCTGCCTTCTCGGTCCACTgcttctcgatctcctcgagctctgcACCGTACGCACCTTCTTGCTCGGCTCTGTTCATGACTTCCACCAAAGGCTCCACGTCTGGATTGGTGGCACCAATAATGAAATAGTGGTCTCTTGTGTCGATCGTCGAGGTAATCAGAGTGGCGGCCTCAGAGTCGGTTCTGGCCACGCACAGCAGGTCCGAGCCAAAGATGTCGGCCGAGGTACGAATTGCAATCAGTCTGTTGATGTGCTCCTGGATAGGAACCAGCACCTTACCGGCCATGTGGCCGCATTTTTTTGTTCCTGCGGCCTGGTCCTCGATGTGAATTCCTGCGGCGCCGGCCTCAATAAATAGCTTCGTCAGCTTGACAATAGCAGTGATGCCTCCGTGGCCGGTGTCGGCGTCGGCGATGATCGGTCTCATGAAGTCGATGTATGGCAGCTTGGCCCTCTCCTCCTTGGAAAGAGAAAATCTTTCGTGTCTCTGTTTTCTGTCGTGGAAAAGCTGAGCGAAGAACAAATGCTGCACCTTATTAGGAACAGTGTCCATAGGGTAGTCGGCAAGGTCTGGTGAAGGCTCGTTGGAGGTGGAGGCCGTGGCAGAACATTGCCAGCCAGAAACGTAGATGGTGTCCAGATACTTGGCCATCTGCGTCACGTGGATTGGGTCCAAGGCACCAAAGGTGAAAGAAACAGTTTTATTTTTGTGGTGCTCCTCGAGCAACTTGAACGCCTTCTTGGCCATCGTGTCAGAAGCGTTAGGGTTTTTGATGGTGGACCGTCTTTTCGCAATCTCCTCTGCCGGATAGACTCTCTTGACGCCCTTCCAGCGAGGCTCTGCCCACCatttcttgatttcctcgacTTCCTTCTGGAAGTCGCGCTCTTCTTGGTCGATATTGATCTGTGTGTATGCCATTTTTCAAGTGAATACAACTACCCCAGAATTTGCCTCTTTATATATTTGCGTCATTTTTCAATTCCATATCCCCTGATCAGTCGCGGGACATCGGGGGACCAAAGGATGCTTTAATccttgctaccaaaaaaatatcttcTGATACCGAATACGGAAAGTCCGGGGAAAAGGCGTGAGCTACACGTCATTTCCGTTCGACCATTTTTCCATTCCACCTCCAGTGATCGCTATACTGGCGCATACACCGTGATGGTGCCATCACACACGGCGCCGACAAAGGCCCGGATGCACCTTTCGGCCCATACTCCGAGATGACTACCTGATGATTCCGGGGCTTTCTCATCCTTGCACCAAATCGCATTTTcacttttattttttgcatGAGCGAGCTTGAGTTCAAGGACgtgctcaaacaggtcCCGACGATCGACGAAGATGTGCGGCGCGTGCTGCAGGCCCTGGGCGAGCCCCAGACCTACTTTGGCGAGGACAAGGCAGATCGGCGCGAACGACTGGTCGATTTGCTCGCCAGAGACGAAGGCCTCCGTGCTCGCTTTGCAGACATGACGGGGCTGGACCGCGGGGACGGTTCAGATGCcgacgaagatgaagaaTTCTACACGCCAGGGGGCGAGGAGTTGTATCAGGCCCGTGTTTTTCTGGCCAACTATTCGCTTGCAAGGGCTCGTGACAGAATCAAGTCTCAAACCGAATATTATCAGAATCATCGACCCGTGGAGGTGCTGCAGGAGCGTCGCAAGTACAACGAATCGCTGAAGCACATTGCTGCCCAGGGCTCGCAGGTGGTTTCTGATCGCTGCACGTCTGTGTTGCGCTACTCCAACGACCAGAGATACCTGGCCTGTGGCTCGTGGGACGGCAAGACGTACTTGATGAatcagcagctggaaagGCTGGCCGTTTTGGACGGACACGAGGAGAAAGTGGGTGGGATAGATTGGCACCCCCACGTAACCAGTGTGGTAGCCACCAGTGGAAGCGAAGGGCTGGTCCTGTTGCACAACGCCGATACACAAGCCGTGGTAGCCACTCTCAAAGGGCACGAGCATAGAGTGGCCCGAATACAATTCCATCCCTCGGGCCGGTTTCTGGCGTCTTCATCGTTCGACCTAACGTGGAGGTTCTGGGATGTCGAGACAAATAAAGAGCTATACTACCAGGAAGGCCATTCGAAAGAAGTGTTTACCTTGGCGCACCAGCCAGACGGGTCTCTTCTTGCCAGTGGCGGTTTGGACGGGATTGGCCATATATGGGACCTGCGGACAGGAAAGTCGATCATGGTGATGGAGGACCACGTTAAGGGGATATATGCTATGGACTGGAGGAAAAACGGATTTGAGCTTCTCACGGGCGGTGGAGACGCCAATCTGAAAGTGTGGGACATTAGAAACAACCGCAAACCGAAGCAGAATATTGTGGCGCACAAAAAGCTGATTTCTGACATAAAAGTGTCTGGTAACGACAAGTTCATGGTGACCACGTCTTACGACGGCAACCTAAATATTCTTTCCTGCGACAACTGGCTTGTGATCAAACAGTTCAAGGCGCCAGAAAAGCTTATGTGCTGTGACATTGCTCCTGATGACCAGACGATTGTATCTGGCGGCTGGGATCGGTGCGTCAATTTGTATAATAGCAGCTTATAGAGTGTAAATTGGCATTTCATTAGTGAAGCCGTCGAGGACCACAAAATTGTTCAGCGGAAGCTCCCTTCGTCCCAGCATATTGATGAGATCCTGCGACACCGCGCCACCAATGATCGCGCTGACGGGCTGGAACTCGCAGAATGCCTGTTGGGCCAGCTTTTCCACAAGCTCGGGTCTAATAATTTCTTCAGGTAGCTTCAAACGGCTGACAACCTCTGCCACCTTGGACTCAAGCTCTTTTGCGTCGATAGCGACATCTTCGATCGGCTTGCCTATCTGCGAGGGTATCTCAAGCAGCGCAAGCAGAATGGGCAGCACGGgacttatttttttgagctttcgCGGCGTAGGAAAATAATACTTGAGCTTATCgtagttgttgatgaaTATCTCAGACAGAGGAACGAACCTGGTTTTGACAATGCAGTTTTGCAACTCGACGTCGTTCTCCACAACCTCGGTGATACTCACAATCTCAGAGGTCGGACTGAGCTCGCCCACCTTCTTTGGAGTAGGATTTTTCTCGTATTTCACAGACGACTCGTGCTCAATTAGGTCAACAAAAATATAACCGTAGAGACCGTGTGTGCCTGTTGCGTAGAACGGGATTTTCAGTTTTCTTGTGATCGCATTGAGTCTTGTAAGTTGCGTCTTATCCAGCCCTGTGGCAACGATCAGGTTGTAAGACAGAAAATAATCCTCAGGTTTTTCTTGCCAGTCGTCAGTGCTCACGGTCAGATTTACCCGAGGATTTAAATCTTTAATTCTGGCCTCGGCAGCAAGCACTTTCGGCTGGCCAACCTGCGTTTTGTCAATGAAGAAGTTGGCATTTAGGTCCTGGTCAAGCACCTTGAACGAGTCAATCACAGTGATGGCGCCAATGCCTCCGAGCATAAGGTTTTTGACAACCTCGCAACCTACGCTAGTGAGGTTCACCACAAGCACTCGTGACCCACGCATTCGGGTCTGGGCCTCCATTCCCCACAGCCTAATCTGGCGGTCATAAAGCTTTATCTCGTCTGACGGTTAGTTTTTTACAGATTTTCACATACCTTCGCTGAGTGTCTTGGAAATCATGATAACAATTATTCAAAATATATTgacaaataaataatttagaCAATATTTATATCTCTGAACAAAATGGACTTACTAAAGATATTGGATGCCAAGCCCGAGCCGACCATTGCAGACGAACACTTCAATGTGAATGAGGATTACCAATTGTCCAATGACTACAAAATACCGACCCCAATGAGCGATTTCCAAAAAGAACTCACAGACCAGATCGTGTCCCTCCACTACAGTGATATACTCAAATTCTTCGAACGGGTCGACGACACTCGCGAAAACGATCGTGTGGTGCTCGACTCTTTAGAAACAATGTTGCTGAATACCCAACTGGTCTGCTCGCATCCATATCTTCTGATTGACCATTATTTTCCTAAAAGTCTTACCGCAAGAGATATCCCCAAAAGACTCTCGGAGACGAGCTGCAAATTCAAGATTCTGAGCGATCTGCTCAATCTGCTCGATGGAATATACAATGTCAAGGACAAACCAAGTTTTGACGTCGCTATTATTGCGAGACCGGGGAAGACACTGGATTTGATAGATGCGCTTTGTCTAGGCCATAAATGCAATTTCAAACGCTACTCTGGGACAAAGCTGAAAGAAGCGTCCGGATCAAACAAGAAACATGTCAACTTGAATGTGCACCTATTCCCCTCTGACATGAAGAATCTCACCGCCGAACCAACCACCAGAATGAAAATCATCATTTCATTTGATATCAGCTGTTCTTTGGACCACGACAAAGTCCTAAAACTCAGAAATAGAAGCACCAGAATCTTGCGACTGGTGCCCATCAACTCTATCGAGCATATTGCGCTTTACTACCGTGATTTAGTAGCTACCAGAAATTACAACGACTACCTGAAGCCGGTTACAGCAGCTCTGGTGGTTTTGAGAGATAGGGTGGGACAACTGCCTTCGGAGTTACGTCCTATTTACAACAAGAACCTGGAATTTCTTACTAACTGGCTACGCGATCCAGAGGTGAACAAGTGGCCCCTTTTGGACTTGACGTCCATCCCGATGTATACCGCCAGCGATGTTGAGAAGTCACTTTTGACCGAAGTGAAGTTCAATTTCGATAATGACgactttttgaaagaagaggagACCAAAGATAACGATTTAAATTTGAacttcaatttcaacggAAAGACCCAGATGATAGGACACATCATCCAGCCTAGATTTAAAAGcaagaacaacaagaaaaCGGACTTCTACGAGTCGAAACGtctggagaagaaataTCTGTCAAATGAGCTCAACTCAGATAGTAAGCAAGTTACTGGCATATCAAAAGAAATTGCGATGGACCAGATACTGACCCATACGCTTGTGTCTCAGTTCAACCAGAAACTTGAGGACTTTATTTTGCTCAACAAAGAACTTGAGTCTTTTGATCGTTTTTATGATGCCCACAATAACGGTATTCGAGAGGTCTTATCGACGAATCAGCAAATAATGATCGAGTTAGCGGAACAGGAACTTCTGAGCAACGAGCGCAGCAAGAAGATTACCGAGTTGAACGAGCAGATAAGCAAACTGAAAGATTCAGTCACAGAAAAACAATCTGCAATTGAAAAGATCATATCCGAAGAAGTTCCGAAGGCAGAAGGTGCTCAAAGGTGGCTGACGGCCGACGTACAGATTCAAAGGCTGAAGGAGGAAATAGAAAAAGTGCGCTTGAAAGTTGAGTCCGCTGGTTCTGAACGCAAGTATATGCTTATTGAGCGTGATCGGGCAACCCAATCGATGGAGGATTCTGTGCGCGAGACggaggagaaacagaaacaaatAGATGAGCTGAGGCAGAAAATAGAGGCTCTCAAATTAGAGAGCGATGGCGATAAACTGCAGGAATTGGAACAGTCGAGAAAAGCTTACGAAAAGACGCTGGAAACCAACGAGAACCTGAAAGCAGCAATGGAGACCGCATTCCGAAAGGTGACCGACTCTGAGAGCAGGTCGCGCTATGTAAACTACTCCAGGAATGGGCTTCTTTCCAAGCGGAATGCTAGCCCTACTGTGTAATAGACATGCGAAAATAAGAGTACTATATTGCTTTTTCTATCCACCGAGAGATGTTTATTGTCGAATATTAAACCGATATATAGGTATCACTAACTAGCTACCAAATAGCTTAGATAGCGCGCTCTAGTAAGGCAACGGCACTTACAACAACAaagcaccagcagcaacagcagcagcagcaccagcagcgtAGTAGGAGCcaaatccagcagcagcaccaccCTCGTAAGTAGAAATAGaagagctgtttctggctggGCAGTTGGTGACGGACTCAGCACAGGAAGTGATGGTCTCGGAGACAGTGCTAGCCTCGGTCTTGGTCAAGACAACGGAGGAGGCAGCGAAAGAAGTAGCAGCAAAGAGCAAGGTAGCGACGGAGAATTGCATTTGTGAAAGAGCGAAGAAAGTTGGTTCGTTACTGAAATATCTCAGTTGGGACAACCCATATTTATAACGTTTAGGGGCTGGGTTTTGTTTTGGTAAAATTTTGCATACTGGAGAATGTAAATATCATCAGCCGCCCCGCTTCCCGATTAAGAAAGAAACTGacccaaagaagaaatagatTTCATCTCGTAACATTATGGGTGACGAATTGGGCAATCGATAGACGTATAGAGCAATCACGGCATCGTGTCATGCATGATGTGGCCCGGCCTTCCTGCGGTGTTCTCTCACAACGCGTTTGTCAATAAGTTTGTGCATCTCCTGCTGCATGGTTAGACTCGAAAATCAATAGGCGAGCTATTACGTGGCTATGGATCTCAAGCGTTGCGAAACATGCCGCATTCAGTTCCTTCTTGGCTGCTTATTTTTAAGTTTGCACCTTTGCTTTTTCGGCAGCGCACGTAAACAAACATTTCATTACGGTAGTAAATCTATTCAATATGATTGGCTTGCTAACTCAACTGAATGGGGAAAAGTGAGCAAACGCCATTCTCTCCTTGAATTTTGAGGAAGCATTCCGTTTCTAAACAATAGAGATTTCGGAGCAGCATTGTTAGTGGTCTAGAACCCCTGCACCTGACGTTATCCTCACTGTTGAAGGCTGGACATGAACCCGATGGATCTGGTGAGATCTGAAATTCGGCCCGAATATGCGCATGTGTTCCAACTCATTATATCTGTGTGAGCTTCACAATCGTGTCGATGTTGATATTTTTAGATTCGAAGTACTCTGTCTGAATCTTGGACCACAAAAAATCAGAAACTATGATTGTTTGCAAAATGCTAAGCACCAAGCCGATGGCGTAGAAGAAGTTCGCGTTTCCGGAATTGAGGCTCATCCAGACGTAGTAGAATATTGGCAGCAGGGTCAGAATCAAAATCACTCCGAGGTAACTAAGAAACGGAGAgaatttgagcttcttgtAATAAACCTTGAATATGATCAACATCGAGTAAAACAGGTTCAAATCTGTCACTGTGGGGTATGCTTTGGCAAAATTCATGAACCCGGCTAGAATCCACGAAGCAAACAGCAAGTCGTTGCGGAACCTTGTGGCCAGAGGCACGACAAAAATAAACGAGTATATGTTGAACACAGAGAGATAGAAGCTGCTAAAGAAGTCAAAAATCTCcgtgaaaaaataccaccACAGGCCTATGTTGGGTAcgattttcttgaaaagCACAACGGAGGCGTAGTTGAGATACAAGAATCGTAGCGAGTTGTTTGTCAAGATGTAACTCGAATACAGCAAGGCCGAGATGGAAGCGATGTATAGGATGATTGAGCGTACCACTGCCTGCTGCAAACGAGTAGATTGATAGATAGAGAACATCAAGGGCACGACAAAATACCAATTGTAGTAAGCCAGATATGTGGAAACTGCCAAGCTTACGATCGAGGCCTTGAACTTGTTCTGGAGAGTGAAATGGAATACTAGAATCAGAGAAAGATTGTTGATCACTGTTGTTGATTTGGAAAGAGTCGAGAGGATAGCCAGTGGGTTGAATGCATAAAAGATGGCCACCACTCTTGAGCTGAATTTTGTGGAGTATTTTGTGTTTTTATTGATCTgcaccaagaagaaccCTATGAGAGTGTCGAGGgctgcaaaaacgacatTTAAATGTGTCAGCTTAGAGAATAGCGCCAGAAGAAGTGGGGGAAAGTGAACTACCTCGCCATTGTATGGATCAATGTTATTTGTGAGCAAGAATATTCCCTCTTGCAGCGATCTGAACGAGGATATAGGCGTCGAAAACAACACAGACTTATCGAGAATTGACGTGATCTGTGGATACAGAGCGGGCACTACCAGCCTGATAATAAAGCCCGTTGTGAGAATGGTATACGTGGAGTCGACCATGTTCATTAAGTGAAGTGTTCAATTTTCGAAAGGGCCCCGAAAACTTAACATTATTTacaaataattttttaaTTGTCATTTTTGCCAACACATTTTTAGGGTGGGAGATTCTCAAACTAAATTCGGACCTGTACATAGATTTGAATTGCAGAATGGCGAAGAAtaaaaacaagaagaagcaaaatGGCAAGGAGTTAGCGACAGATGTGGAcaagaaagaagacaaGACTCAACAGAGCGAAAATCAACCTGAAGAAATACAAAATGGCCCTGTTCCTGAAGACAAAGAACCTGACAATGTGGAAGAGCAGAGCGAACAGGATGATGACAAGCAGACTTTGCGAACAGAAAACTCTGTTTCTACTTCGGATCAAACAGAGATTATAGAGGAACTCAAGCGACAattggaagccaaagaCAAAGAGATTTTACGACTGGAATCCAATAGTCTCAAAGATCAGCTTGAACAAAAAACACAGGAATGCGAGAAATACCAATCTAACTATCAGGCACTGCTGAGCAGATTGTCTTCAATGAAgtcagtttttcaaaaaatgaAGGAATCAGAAattgagctggaaaatACTCAAAATGAGCTGAAGACATGCAAGGAGACCATTGAAATTTTGGAGGGTCAAGtcgaggaaaaacagaaagtTATTGACGCGCTGAACTTATCAGTGGCGTCTTTGAAAGATGAAGCAGCAAATTTGAATGCAGAATGCGATAAGCTGAGCAAAGACTATTCGATGCTCAAGAAGAGTGCTCAACTGAAAGAGGATGAGCAAACGTTGGAGATCAAGCGGCTTGAAACGTCcaataaaaaatacacagtggagctcaaagagcttAGGTCCGAAATCGAGGAATATCTGATAATCGTGAACGAAGAGAAGATATCCAAGCAAAATCTTTTGCATGAGATGAACGAAACGAAAGCCAAAAATGAAAGTCTGGTCTCTGAAAACCAGGCTTTGCAGGAGGAACGCAGATCACTTCAAGATCGAATCACAGATCTGGAGTCCAGGATTACAAACCTTACGCAGACATTTGAGGGAGAAAAGCACGACTTACAACATCAAATCGAGGTCAATATCACGAGAGCATCTGCCGcggagcagcagctgcaaGAAATGAAGTCGAAGCTGGTAGAGACTGAGCAAAAACTGATGCGAATTACCGATCTTGAGAACGAGGTTAAGCAGAAGCAGCTTACAATTGGCAAGTTAAGACACGAGACTATTGTGTTGAATGAGCATTTAATGAAAGCGATGAAATTGGTCAAGAAAGAATCCACAACCGAAACAGTGGATCGCGAGTTGATCTCCAATCTTCTAATTTcgtttctccagataccCAGGGCGGACgccaagaagtttgaggtGCTGCAACTCATCTCGAACTTTTTGAACTGGGAtgatgagaaaaaaagacaTGCGGGATTACTATCGTCGCATTCAAAAACCAATTCAAATAGCGTCTTGAACGTTCCCAGCACACCCATTGCCGAGAATTCTGCACCGCGGTCCAGTCAGTCGTTTGTGTCGCTATGGACAGAATTCCTTGAAAAAGAATCTACACCTTCCAAATAAGCATGTACACTGTAATACTTAGTTGCATAATTGGATTTAAACCGATATCGCCTACACATCGTGTTGTCAGCCAAACTCCTTCAAATTTCTACCCCCTAAGGATTAAATGTGGATATGTGCAGGATTGTAGCAACTTTTTATCAAAAAAACGGATCTGCTCCATATGGTTTTTATTCCAGCATTGATGTAGAGAATCTTTGTTTAGTGCTGACAGGTTTCATAGGAGACACCAACCACATACAGAAGCATTGTATATCTCCATTGTAAACGGATTCAACCCTTCATTACACCCAGAAAAGCCGAGTGCAGACTTGCAACGCAACTTGAATAGCAGGGGCAACGCCGCCAGCACGCTACTCAATGACCGGTCAAGATTTACTCAATTTAATCCCACTTACATGAAGTTAGACATGGACTTTTGAGCTCATAGTCTCCGATATTGTTGATGGTAGAAGGTTCTGAAACTATTCTACTTTGGAGTCTTGCCGAAAAAAGGCCGCAGAACCTACTGACGAAACGATACAATTCGCTAACGCATAGTCTCCGCTTGGTTCACTGGTATCTTATCAGAACATCAACCACGTTGTGTTTGTCCAGGAACTAAATGAGAAGCATCAGAGTTGAGCAAAAAACCGACTCAATTGATGTACGATAGGCAAGATTGCCAAGCGCTCATTAGACCGCCATTAGGGGATAGCTGGACAGCCTTGTGACGTCTCGAAGGAATAAGCCTTACGGGATTATATCATTGCGTATCGAATATGGAGTTAGCGTTGTCATATGTCACGGATCCTTCGATCTAGTGCACTAAAGCCGCGAGAGCAAGTATTTGTGATCTGCTTACAAACCAACGCTTTCGCATCCAGAAAGAGTGCCTATCTGATCACAGTCTCAACCAACTTATACTATGTAAAAATAGACTGGAATTCTACCGCTAGGACTTCCTCATCATGATCTTTGACTATGGAAATTAATTAGCAACCAGTTTTAACTTTATTATTTATcgctgtgcggcttattAATCTGGAAGTTGCGGATGCCAAATTGCgtatatatatatttaCGGTTGCACCATCAAGGTTTTCAATTGTTAACTTAACAACTCCATGTCGTCGGACAAAATTGAACTGTACTCATCTAAATACTACATTGCCTGTGCTACTGGTGGGTTCCTGGCTTGTGCTCCCACACATTCGGGCGTCCTGCCCCTAGACCTAGTGAAATGCAGACTGCAAGTGAAGCCTGGTCTTTACAAAGGAAATCTAGACGGGATCAAGTCCATCATCAAAACCGAGGGTTTGAGAAAAGTGTTCACGGGTATTGGGCCAACTTTCATTGGTTATGGCCTACAAGGAAGTGGCAAATACGGATTTTACGaggtgttcaagaagaagtaTAGCGATTTCTTTGGTGTGTCTAATGCCTATGTGTACATGCTTGCCTCCGCATCTGCCGAATTTCTTGCAGACATTGCCTTGTGCCCCTTTGAGTCCATGAAGGTGAAAATCCAAACTACTCTGCCTCCAAATCCAGTGGTCGGTTTATACTCAAACCTATACTCAGGATTGGTCCCATTGTGGTTCAGACAAATCCCTTACACCTGTGTTAAATTTACTTCTTTTGAGAAGATCGTCGAACTGATTTATGCCAGCTTCCTTACCAAGCCTAAGGAACAGTACTCCAAAATTCAACAAACAGGTGTCTCTTTCGCAGGAGGTTATGTCGCTGGTATCTTTTGCGCTCTTGTGTCTCACCCGGCAGATGTGATGGTTTCACTGATTAATAATGAGTCAGGAAAGGGCGAGCCAATGCTGTCCGCAGTCGGTAGAATATACAAGCGGATCGGGTTCAGCGGACTGTGGAATGGTCTAGGGGCAAGAATTGTGATGATAGGTACCTTGACCGGATTCCAATGGTTAATATATGATTCTTTCAAAGTCTCTATTGGCCTCCCTACAACAGGCCATTGAGTAAGCGGTTATCATATCCATTCAGACCATTTTTTCCGTTGCAGATAGATGAACATCCCCAACCCTGAGAAAGCCATCAATGATAGTATAAATATGAATGAATTATTCCCTTGTGCTTGGGTGTCTTGTTGGGATTGTTGTCGGACTTCTCGTATTTCCTGGAAGCTCCTGtaatatttatttgatttccttTTCGTTGTTAACCCGAGCTCTATACTATCATCGCGCTTCAGATAGCCCTTAAAACAGGGAGAAAGCATCTCGAAAGCGTTCTCAGAATGCGAAACATCATAAAATGGTATCGTGGCGTCCACACCCGCGCAGTCAAAAAGCACCTCGGAACCACCTGGATGTTGCTCGATCAGGCTTGTCACATC
The sequence above is a segment of the Ogataea parapolymorpha DL-1 chromosome I, whole genome shotgun sequence genome. Coding sequences within it:
- a CDS encoding GRIP domain-containing protein RUD3 — translated: MAKNKNKKKQNGKELATDVDKKEDKTQQSENQPEEIQNGPVPEDKEPDNVEEQSEQDDDKQTLRTENSVSTSDQTEIIEELKRQLEAKDKEILRLESNSLKDQLEQKTQECEKYQSNYQALLSRLSSMKSVFQKMKESEIELENTQNELKTCKETIEILEGQVEEKQKVIDALNLSVASLKDEAANLNAECDKLSKDYSMLKKSAQLKEDEQTLEIKRLETSNKKYTVELKELRSEIEEYLIIVNEEKISKQNLLHEMNETKAKNESLVSENQALQEERRSLQDRITDLESRITNLTQTFEGEKHDLQHQIEVNITRASAAEQQLQEMKSKLVETEQKLMRITDLENEVKQKQLTIGKLRHETIVLNEHLMKAMKLVKKESTTETVDRELISNLLISFLQIPRADAKKFEVLQLISNFLNWDDEKKRHAGLLSSHSKTNSNSVLNVPSTPIAENSAPRSSQSFVSLWTEFLEKESTPSK
- a CDS encoding Cytochrome b5, giving the protein MSTGARRVFTAEEVAAHVSPDDLWMVINGKVYDVTSLIEQHPGGSEVLFDCAGVDATIPFYDVSHSENAFEMLSPCFKGYLKRDDSIELGLTTKRKSNKYYRSFQEIREVRQQSQQDTQAQGNNSFIFILSLMAFSGLGMFIYLQRKKWSEWI
- a CDS encoding Mitochondrial phosphate carrier protein 3, mitochondrial — encoded protein: MSSDKIELYSSKYYIACATGGFLACAPTHSGVLPLDLVKCRLQVKPGLYKGNLDGIKSIIKTEGLRKVFTGIGPTFIGYGLQGSGKYGFYEVFKKKYSDFFGVSNAYVYMLASASAEFLADIALCPFESMKVKIQTTLPPNPVVGLYSNLYSGLVPLWFRQIPYTCVKFTSFEKIVELIYASFLTKPKEQYSKIQQTGVSFAGGYVAGIFCALVSHPADVMVSLINNESGKGEPMLSAVGRIYKRIGFSGLWNGLGARIVMIGTLTGFQWLIYDSFKVSIGLPTTGH